AGGAATAATTAAGCCCGAGTAACGAACCGACGGCTGAGGGGTGCCGCCTGTTGGCACCGGACCCCGCGCCGGCTGTAATTAGCATCTCCCGGTGGTGTTATTAATTAAGTCAGAGACGTGTGGCCCCCCCCCAGCGTTCCCGGCGGGGCTTAATTGCAGAAGGAAATTAAGGTTTAACGAGGCGAGCCCCGATTGCCGTTCATCGCCGCCGTCTCCACGGCAACGTTAGACCCCAGTAAAATCCCCGGCGCTCGCCGAATCCCCGCGAATCCCCCCAAACCGCCGCCGGGGGGATTTTTGGGTGGTTTTAGCCCAATTTTTACGGAAATTCAACGTTTGCCGTCCGGTGGCACCGTTTCTGCTGGTTTTTGGGGGCTGGGAATACGTCAGCGACGGAGGAGGGAACCCCTCggtgtttaaaaatgaaagtaaatctAAAATACGGAGATAAAACGATAAATACGTTAATTAAACGTCGTGGTGGTGAACTGTTGCCTCGCCGccagcgataaataattcacggGGGGGAGGGAGCGGACGCGTCGAGGCCTTAACGAACGTCTTAACGAGCGGCTGAGCGATCATTAGGAGGCGCACCGAAAACAAGAGACGTCTTAATGTCTAAAATTAATAATGACGGCGCCTTAACGAACGTTCTTAACGAACGGCCGGTGGGGGAACGCGTCGCTGCGTCCCTGCGGCGTTTGGGGTGAATCCGTGAGAACCGGGCGCCGCTAACGACTTCTAAACGAGAATGCAAACGCGAGCGTTAACGAGCCGAAGGCGCGGATCGGTTCCGTTTACGGCTCctccgcgccgccgcctcgcTGCGCGCCCTCcccgcgtcccgccgccgccgtcgcctCGCTCTCGGCGCGCCGGATCTCCTCCGGGCTGAGGGCGATGGGTCGGAATTTTTCCAGGAATTGGCTCTCGTTgcggtgggagcggagctgccggGGGTCCAGGCGGCGCAGCCGGGCCGGCAACCCCCCAAATTCCTCCTCGTTAACGTCGTAATCGCGCAGCcgcgcccccagcacccaccaccgcCCCCAGAACCCCACGTCCAGGAGATGTTCGGGCAGCTCCCGCCACCGCGGTCGTAAATACCGGCACCGCGCCGGATagaaggcggcgtcggcggcgtgGGGGGTTTCGTAGACGACCGCCAAGAAGAGGAGGTTACGGTAACGCAAGCGGCCGGCCTCGCGCCGCCGCAGCAGGCGTTGGACGTGCCGgtcggcggcggggctgcgggtgccgggggagaggagcagcagcgcGCCGGCGGCTTCCACCGTCGCCGTTTCGAAGGATTCGGCGCTGGGGACGGTGAGGGCGCAGGCcgccgcccccgccagccccgccagggaacccgccgccgccccgggacgGCGACGAGCCCCCAGCGCCGtctcccgcgccgccgccgcgtaGTCCTGCAGCAGCGCCCGCCACCAGCGCCCTGCCGGGGGCcgtcagcggggccggggggggccgggctgcgcccccaaacctcccccatGGAGCCGGGGGGTTGGggctgccccccaagtccccgccccccccagacccaggggtcctgcctgccccccacGACTCCCCCAGACCCAGGGGTTGAGGCTCCCCCCCTCCAGACCCCCCCATTAGTCCTGGCtgccccccacgaccccccaatCGACCCAGGGGTCCTGGCtgccccccacgaccccccccaTTGAACCCAGGGGTTAAGGCTcccccccacagaccccccccatTAGTTCAGgctgccccccccagaccccccagaccCAAGGGTCCTGgctgccccccaagacccccagttAGTCCAGgctgcccccccaaaacccccccaatcGACCCAAGGGTCCTggctgccccccaaaacccccccaattGAACCAGGGGTCCTGGCTGCCCCTCAAAGCCCCCCCCCATTGAAGCCAGGGGTTGAGGCTCcccccccacagaccccccccccatTAGTTCAGGCTGCCCCCCAGAcccagggggctggggctgccctcccAAGACTCCCCATTAGTCCGAgctgcccccccaaacctccccaatGGACCCAGGGGTCCTGGctgccccccaaagccccccccatTGAACCCAGGGGTcgaggttcccccccccccagaccccccattaGTCCAAgctgcccccccaaacctccccaatGGGCCCAGGGCTCCTGGccgccccccccagacccccccactAGTCCAggctgccccccaagtccccccgcCCAGACCCAGGGGTCCTGgctgccccccagagccccccccactGAACCCAGGGGTcgaggttccccccccccccccagaccccccattaGTCCTGGCTGCTCCCCAAGTCCCCCCGCCCAGACCCAGGGGTCCTGGctgccccccaaagcccccccccatTGAACCCAGGGGTCGAGGctcccctccaggcccccccaCTAGTCCAGGccgccccccccagaccccgggGTCGGCGctgccctcccccgcccccccccttgCTCTGGGCcgccccccgagacccccccagacccgggggtgccccctccccggtcccaggcacccgccccccccccagttgcCCCCGGGCCCCCCCTCACCGATGCGACTCTCCGCCAGCCGCCCCCAGAggccgcggccccccccggccgccgccgccgccatgacCGGAAGCGGCTCCCGCCGGGACGGAGCCGGCGACGGACCGGGCGGAACCATCGCGCGGGGGTGGGAACCACgtcggcggggcgcggggcggggggggcggcgggagcgggacgGACCGGGCGGAACCATCGCGGCTGCggtgcaggggaggggagaacCACGTCGGCGGCGCCGCACGGTGAgcggggaccgggaccggggccgggggggctggaaCCGGGAGCACCGGGcccggggggggaccgggggaTCGGGAGCACCGGGCccgggggattttggggtcccagggccgggggtcccgggccTGAGGCGGGGCCGgaccgggggtcccgggggctccCGGTGTGTCCGGTACAACCACCGTTCGTTTTGTCCCGGCAGCGAGAGGCTCCGCCATGGCCGCCCCCGACGAGCTCCGGTTTCAGGGTGAGTCTCAGCGGGGCCGctccgtgccccccgccccggccggggacCCCcggtcctgccaccccccccacccggggacccccggccccgctccccgcgcgggtacctggggggtccccgggcccccCCGACCCGTgtcctggtggggtggggggtccccgggcccccCCAGCTCGTGTccgggcagggtgggggtccctgtgcccccccagctcgtgtccgggcagggtgggggggtccctgtgcccccccagctcgtgtccaggcagggtgggggggtccctatgCCCCCCCAGCTCGTGtccaggcagggtgggggggtccctatgCCCCCTCAGCTCGTGtccaggcagggtgggggggtccctatgCCCCCTCAGCTCGTGtccgggcagggtgggggggttcctgtgcccccccagctcgtgtccaggcagggtgggggggtccctatgCCCCCTCAGCTCGTGtccgggc
The genomic region above belongs to Calonectris borealis chromosome 31, bCalBor7.hap1.2, whole genome shotgun sequence and contains:
- the TIMM29 gene encoding mitochondrial import inner membrane translocase subunit Tim29, whose amino-acid sequence is MAAAAAGGGRGLWGRLAESRIGRWWRALLQDYAAAARETALGARRRPGAAAGSLAGLAGAAACALTVPSAESFETATVEAAGALLLLSPGTRSPAADRHVQRLLRRREAGRLRYRNLLFLAVVYETPHAADAAFYPARCRYLRPRWRELPEHLLDVGFWGRWWVLGARLRDYDVNEEEFGGLPARLRRLDPRQLRSHRNESQFLEKFRPIALSPEEIRRAESEATAAAGRGEGAQRGGGAEEP